One Peterkaempfera bronchialis DNA window includes the following coding sequences:
- a CDS encoding RDD family protein, translated as MSYPPGPDNPYGQQPPQQPGYGYPQQPPGQPGKPGYGVPPQPSYDGAAYGYPQQQYPPSGYGYGQAYGYDNRPPYAGWGARVGSFLINGLISGVPMMICYFIGGAMLITDVSRHCTTDSNGSVDCSAAGDSFSGVGLAVVILGGVVSLAISLWLIYQDGTTGQSVGRKVCNVRLVRESDGQPVGFGMAFARYLCHFVDGVPCYIGYLWPIWDDKKQTFADKITNTVVVRTR; from the coding sequence GTGAGCTATCCGCCCGGTCCTGACAACCCCTACGGCCAGCAGCCGCCGCAACAGCCCGGCTACGGCTACCCGCAGCAACCGCCCGGGCAGCCGGGCAAGCCCGGCTACGGTGTCCCTCCGCAGCCGTCCTACGACGGGGCCGCATACGGCTACCCGCAGCAGCAGTACCCGCCGTCCGGCTACGGGTACGGGCAGGCGTACGGCTACGACAACCGGCCGCCCTATGCGGGTTGGGGGGCCCGTGTCGGGTCGTTCCTGATCAACGGTCTGATATCCGGCGTGCCGATGATGATCTGCTACTTCATCGGCGGCGCCATGCTGATCACCGATGTCAGCAGGCACTGCACCACCGACAGCAACGGGTCGGTGGACTGCTCGGCCGCCGGGGACAGCTTCAGCGGGGTCGGCCTCGCCGTCGTGATCCTCGGCGGCGTGGTCTCGCTCGCGATCAGCCTCTGGCTGATCTACCAGGACGGCACCACCGGGCAGTCGGTGGGCCGGAAGGTGTGCAACGTCCGGCTGGTGCGGGAGTCCGACGGGCAGCCGGTCGGCTTCGGCATGGCCTTCGCCCGCTACCTCTGCCACTTCGTGGACGGTGTGCCGTGCTACATCGGCTACCTGTGGCCGATCTGGGACGACAAGAAGCAGACCTTCGCCGACAAGATCACGAACACGGTCGTCGTCCGGACCAGGTGA
- the purH gene encoding bifunctional phosphoribosylaminoimidazolecarboxamide formyltransferase/IMP cyclohydrolase codes for MTAAGSTTPPTSEDVRPIRRALVSVYDKTGLEELARGLHAAGVELVSTGSTAARIAAAGVPVTEVAELTGFPECLDGRVKTLHPRVHAGILADLRLASHREQLVELGVDPFDLVVVNLYPFRQTVASGATPDECVEQIDIGGPSMVRAAAKNHPSVAVVVDPARYGDVLGAVAAGGFDLATRKRLAGEAFAHTAAYDVAVASWFADGYAPADEEAFPAFLGATWERRSVLRYGENPHQAAALYTDGSGGLAGAEQLHGKEMSYNNYVDTDAARRAAYDHAEPAVAIIKHANPCGIATGADVAEAHRKAHACDPLSAYGGVIAVNRPVSVAMAEQVAEIFTEVVVAPDFEEGAVEVLARKKNIRVLRAPGAPTAALEAKPVSGGVLLQQTDRIDAPGDDPASWTLASGEALSDADLADLAFAWRCCRAVKSNAILLARDGATVGVGMGQVNRVDSARLAVQRAGERAAGSFAASDAFFPFADGFQVLADGGVKAVVQPGGSVRDEEVVAAAREAGVTMYFTGTRHFFH; via the coding sequence ATGACCGCCGCCGGTAGCACCACGCCGCCCACCTCCGAAGACGTACGCCCCATCCGCCGGGCGCTGGTCAGCGTCTATGACAAGACCGGCTTGGAGGAGCTGGCCCGGGGCCTGCACGCGGCCGGGGTGGAGCTGGTCTCCACCGGGTCCACCGCCGCCCGGATCGCCGCCGCCGGTGTGCCGGTGACCGAGGTCGCCGAGCTGACCGGCTTCCCGGAGTGCCTGGACGGCCGGGTCAAGACCCTGCACCCGAGGGTGCACGCGGGCATCCTCGCCGACCTGCGCCTCGCCTCGCACCGCGAGCAGCTCGTCGAACTCGGCGTGGACCCCTTCGACCTGGTGGTCGTCAACCTCTACCCGTTCCGGCAGACCGTGGCCTCCGGCGCCACCCCGGACGAGTGCGTCGAGCAGATCGACATCGGCGGCCCCTCCATGGTCCGCGCCGCCGCCAAGAACCACCCGTCGGTCGCCGTGGTGGTCGACCCCGCCCGCTACGGGGACGTGCTCGGCGCGGTCGCCGCCGGCGGCTTCGACCTGGCCACCCGCAAGCGTCTGGCCGGTGAGGCGTTCGCGCACACCGCCGCCTATGACGTGGCGGTGGCCTCCTGGTTCGCCGACGGCTATGCGCCCGCCGACGAAGAGGCGTTCCCGGCCTTCCTCGGCGCCACCTGGGAGCGGCGCAGCGTGCTCCGCTACGGCGAGAACCCGCACCAGGCGGCGGCGCTCTACACCGACGGCAGCGGCGGCCTGGCCGGCGCCGAGCAGCTGCACGGCAAGGAGATGTCCTACAACAACTACGTGGACACCGACGCCGCCCGCCGCGCCGCGTACGACCACGCCGAGCCGGCCGTGGCGATCATCAAGCACGCCAACCCGTGCGGCATCGCGACCGGCGCCGACGTCGCCGAGGCCCACCGCAAGGCGCACGCCTGCGACCCGCTCTCCGCCTACGGCGGCGTGATCGCGGTCAACCGCCCGGTGTCCGTCGCCATGGCCGAGCAGGTCGCGGAGATCTTCACCGAGGTCGTCGTCGCCCCCGACTTCGAGGAGGGCGCGGTGGAGGTCCTGGCCCGCAAGAAGAACATCCGCGTGCTGCGCGCCCCCGGGGCCCCCACCGCCGCGCTGGAGGCGAAGCCCGTCTCCGGCGGTGTGCTGCTCCAGCAGACCGACCGGATCGACGCCCCCGGCGACGACCCGGCGTCCTGGACGCTGGCCAGCGGCGAGGCGCTCTCCGATGCCGACCTGGCCGACCTGGCCTTCGCCTGGCGCTGCTGCCGGGCCGTCAAGTCCAATGCCATCCTGCTCGCCCGGGACGGCGCCACCGTCGGTGTCGGCATGGGCCAGGTGAACCGGGTCGACTCGGCCCGTCTCGCGGTGCAGCGGGCCGGTGAGCGGGCCGCCGGCTCCTTCGCCGCCTCGGACGCGTTCTTCCCCTTCGCGGACGGTTTCCAGGTGCTGGCGGACGGCGGTGTGAAGGCGGTCGTCCAGCCGGGCGGCTCGGTGCGTGACGAGGAGGTCGTCGCCGCCGCCCGCGAGGCCGGCGTGACCATGTACTTCACCGGTACCCGGCACTTCTTCCACTGA
- the purN gene encoding phosphoribosylglycinamide formyltransferase, translated as MPPVLTFPPPSPGPARLVVLVSGSGTNLQALIDACADPAYGAVIAAVGADRDSIAGLERAERAAIPTFVLRVRDFADRAAWDAALTSATEAYAPDLVVTAGFMKILGKEFMARFEGRIVNTHPALLPSFPGAHGVHDALAYGVKVTGCTVHLVDTGVDTGPIVAQAAVEVSEDDHADGGEALHERIKTVERHLLVDVVGRLAREGHRIEGRKVRIPA; from the coding sequence ATGCCCCCCGTCCTGACCTTCCCGCCGCCGTCCCCCGGACCGGCCCGCCTGGTCGTCCTGGTCTCCGGTTCGGGCACCAATCTCCAGGCGCTGATCGACGCCTGCGCCGACCCCGCCTACGGCGCCGTGATCGCCGCCGTCGGCGCCGACCGGGACTCCATCGCCGGACTGGAGCGGGCCGAGCGCGCCGCCATCCCCACCTTTGTGCTCCGCGTCCGCGACTTCGCCGACCGCGCCGCCTGGGACGCCGCCCTCACCTCCGCCACCGAGGCGTACGCGCCCGATCTGGTGGTGACGGCCGGTTTCATGAAGATCCTCGGCAAGGAGTTCATGGCCCGCTTCGAGGGCCGCATCGTCAACACCCACCCCGCCCTGCTGCCGTCGTTCCCGGGGGCGCACGGCGTCCACGACGCGCTGGCGTACGGCGTGAAGGTCACCGGCTGCACCGTCCACCTGGTCGACACCGGCGTGGACACCGGCCCGATCGTCGCGCAGGCCGCCGTCGAGGTCTCCGAGGACGACCACGCCGACGGCGGGGAAGCGCTGCATGAGCGCATCAAGACTGTCGAGCGCCACCTGCTCGTCGACGTCGTGGGCCGGCTGGCCCGCGAAGGCCACCGCATCGAGGGACGAAAGGTACGGATCCCTGCATGA
- a CDS encoding cell division protein PerM, with protein MTHLIGSRAPALHQASEAADPPEAPVAPVVTIGLAAGVAAALAGLALTAVPLLLLWIVSPYIQNGAVGSLHLAACLWLLAHGADLVRVTGSGPAAATAPVGIAPLLLTAAVLVLLHRAGKYTGRALRTAQGDPSGGPLPVRGLAAALLAVSVGYTTAAAVAVALASGNGVLRARPLPALGAATVVAVIGAAAGLRSAARPGPPHPSPLLRLRALLNPYGEPSGQRTARRLPAWAFPPDALSPVLRAAAAAWAALLGVGAVVFGIALLMHGNAAGRTVLALAPDVPGQIGLLLLCLALYPDAVVWASAYALGPGFTLGTGSTVAPHGTVLGDTPVLPLLAALPDPDAPGGAIPLGLVALALPPLAGAALAAVLGRAAARDRWHPTATAVAAVAAALATGFALAACAAASGGALGTDRLASLGPRPWQSGLAAAAWSAATGVPGTLVVRFLLRSRSAPTVTPRLGLLARLRDLSAGRWRRHPVADPLEE; from the coding sequence ATGACCCACCTGATCGGCTCCCGGGCACCGGCCCTCCATCAGGCGTCCGAGGCCGCCGACCCGCCCGAGGCCCCGGTCGCCCCGGTCGTCACCATCGGCCTCGCCGCCGGAGTCGCCGCCGCACTGGCCGGCCTGGCGCTGACCGCCGTGCCCCTTCTGCTGCTGTGGATCGTCTCCCCGTACATCCAGAACGGCGCCGTCGGCTCCCTCCACCTGGCGGCCTGCCTCTGGCTGCTCGCCCATGGGGCCGACCTCGTCCGCGTCACCGGTTCCGGTCCCGCCGCCGCGACCGCCCCCGTGGGCATCGCCCCCCTGCTGCTCACCGCCGCCGTACTCGTCCTGCTGCACCGCGCCGGGAAGTACACCGGCCGGGCGCTCCGTACCGCCCAAGGCGACCCCTCCGGCGGGCCGCTCCCGGTCCGGGGACTCGCCGCCGCCCTGCTCGCCGTGAGCGTCGGCTACACCACGGCGGCGGCTGTCGCGGTGGCCCTGGCCTCCGGCAACGGTGTGCTGCGCGCCCGCCCGCTGCCGGCGCTGGGGGCTGCCACCGTCGTGGCGGTCATCGGCGCCGCCGCCGGGCTCCGCTCGGCTGCCCGCCCTGGGCCGCCGCACCCGTCGCCGCTGCTGCGCCTACGGGCCCTGCTGAACCCGTACGGGGAACCGTCCGGGCAGCGGACCGCCCGGCGGCTGCCCGCCTGGGCCTTCCCCCCGGACGCGCTCTCCCCGGTGCTGCGCGCGGCGGCAGCCGCCTGGGCTGCCCTGCTGGGGGTGGGGGCGGTGGTGTTCGGCATCGCCCTGCTGATGCACGGCAACGCCGCCGGACGCACCGTGCTGGCCCTCGCCCCCGACGTCCCCGGCCAGATCGGCCTGCTGCTGCTCTGCCTCGCCCTCTACCCGGACGCCGTGGTGTGGGCCAGCGCGTACGCCCTCGGCCCGGGCTTCACCCTGGGCACCGGCTCCACCGTCGCGCCGCACGGCACGGTACTCGGTGACACCCCGGTCCTTCCCCTGCTCGCGGCTCTGCCCGACCCCGACGCCCCCGGCGGCGCCATCCCGCTCGGCCTCGTGGCGCTGGCGCTGCCGCCGCTGGCCGGAGCGGCCCTGGCCGCCGTCCTGGGCCGGGCGGCGGCCCGCGACCGCTGGCACCCGACGGCCACCGCCGTCGCGGCGGTCGCCGCAGCGCTGGCCACCGGCTTCGCGCTGGCCGCCTGCGCCGCCGCCTCCGGCGGAGCGCTGGGCACCGACCGGCTGGCCTCACTGGGACCCCGGCCGTGGCAGTCGGGCCTGGCGGCAGCGGCCTGGAGTGCTGCGACCGGCGTACCCGGCACATTGGTCGTCCGGTTCCTGCTCCGTTCCCGCTCTGCCCCGACAGTCACCCCGCGCCTCGGCCTGCTCGCGCGGCTCCGGGATCTCTCGGCGGGCCGTTGGCGCCGTCACCCGGTCGCCGACCCCTTGGAGGAATGA
- a CDS encoding SigE family RNA polymerase sigma factor: protein MTALREAVRNHRTDEDRDDFDELYGTAAEPLAQQAFLLTGDPDRAVACVQRAFAAAWGNWPEVAADPEPGRWVRTAVYADALSPWRGRLPRRRPRGGGGGPAESGRAGAEAAGGGRAGDGPAEGELVEGSQEEGERAENGQAEGEPAESGQAEGAAADSQAGVGLAEGELAQGELTEGEPTGGGQAGGEPAGEVGGVEVGRVEAGRAVVAAVRRLPRAQRAALVLHVVAELDAAAIAVEAEASTPATQGRIAAARTALAHALGEGDPDAEGFDIRLGALLRGAALDGCRSVSYAPAEEVRRQGAVRTWAVTGTAGLLVVMIAGAAAATALGIGPSRILGDHGRRADPSPTCTSVTGEPCGQGAGTDADADAPRAPHPGP from the coding sequence ATGACCGCGTTGCGCGAGGCGGTGCGGAATCACCGGACCGACGAGGACCGGGACGACTTCGACGAGCTGTACGGCACCGCCGCCGAACCACTGGCCCAGCAGGCGTTTCTGCTCACCGGGGATCCCGATCGCGCGGTGGCGTGCGTGCAGCGTGCGTTCGCGGCGGCCTGGGGCAACTGGCCCGAGGTGGCGGCCGACCCGGAACCGGGACGGTGGGTACGGACGGCGGTGTACGCGGACGCCCTCTCCCCCTGGCGTGGACGCCTGCCGCGCCGCCGCCCGCGCGGCGGTGGTGGTGGACCGGCGGAGAGTGGCCGGGCAGGAGCCGAAGCGGCAGGGGGTGGCCGGGCAGGGGACGGCCCGGCCGAGGGTGAGCTGGTAGAGGGCAGCCAGGAGGAAGGCGAGCGGGCGGAGAACGGCCAGGCAGAGGGCGAACCGGCGGAGAGCGGCCAGGCAGAGGGCGCGGCAGCAGACAGCCAGGCGGGGGTTGGCCTGGCGGAGGGTGAGCTGGCACAGGGTGAGCTGACGGAGGGCGAGCCGACCGGGGGCGGCCAGGCGGGGGGTGAGCCGGCCGGTGAGGTCGGTGGGGTGGAGGTCGGCCGGGTGGAGGCGGGGCGGGCGGTGGTGGCGGCGGTGCGGCGGCTGCCGCGTGCGCAGCGGGCCGCGCTGGTGCTGCATGTGGTGGCCGAGCTGGACGCGGCGGCGATTGCCGTGGAGGCGGAGGCCAGCACCCCGGCCACCCAGGGCCGGATCGCGGCGGCGCGGACCGCGCTGGCCCATGCGCTGGGCGAGGGGGACCCGGACGCGGAGGGGTTCGACATCCGGCTGGGCGCGCTGCTGCGCGGCGCCGCGCTGGACGGCTGCCGGTCGGTGTCGTACGCCCCGGCCGAGGAGGTGCGGCGGCAGGGCGCCGTCCGTACCTGGGCCGTCACCGGCACGGCCGGGCTGCTGGTGGTGATGATCGCGGGTGCGGCGGCGGCGACGGCGCTGGGCATCGGGCCGTCCCGCATCCTGGGGGACCACGGCCGCAGGGCCGACCCGTCGCCGACCTGCACCTCCGTGACCGGGGAACCCTGCGGCCAGGGCGCGGGCACCGACGCGGACGCGGACGCGCCGAGGGCGCCCCACCCGGGACCCTGA
- the sucD gene encoding succinate--CoA ligase subunit alpha, producing MAIFLTKDSKVIVQGMTGSEGMKHTRRMLASGTNVVGGVNPRKAGTTVDVDGTDVPVFGTVKEAMEATDADVTVIFVPAKFTKDAVIEAIDAEIPLAVVITEGVPVHDTAVFWAHAGAKGNKTRVIGPNCPGLISPGQSNAGIIPADITSAGRIGLVSKSGTLTYQMMYELSDIGFSSAVGIGGDPIIGTTHIDALQAFQDDPDTDLIVMIGEIGGDAEERAAAYIKEHITKPVVGYVAGFTAPEGKTMGHAGAIVSGSSGTAQAKKEALEAAGVKVGKTPSETARLARQLIQG from the coding sequence ATGGCTATCTTCCTCACCAAGGACAGCAAGGTCATCGTCCAGGGGATGACCGGCTCCGAGGGCATGAAGCACACCCGCCGCATGCTCGCCTCCGGCACCAACGTCGTCGGCGGTGTGAACCCGCGCAAGGCCGGTACCACCGTGGACGTGGACGGCACCGACGTACCGGTCTTCGGCACCGTCAAGGAGGCCATGGAGGCCACCGACGCGGACGTCACGGTCATCTTCGTCCCGGCGAAGTTCACCAAGGACGCGGTCATCGAGGCGATCGACGCCGAGATCCCGCTCGCCGTGGTGATCACCGAGGGCGTGCCGGTGCACGACACCGCCGTCTTCTGGGCCCACGCCGGCGCCAAGGGCAACAAGACCCGCGTCATCGGCCCCAACTGCCCCGGCCTGATCAGCCCCGGACAGTCCAACGCCGGCATCATCCCGGCCGACATCACCTCGGCCGGCCGCATCGGTCTGGTGTCCAAGTCGGGCACCCTGACCTACCAGATGATGTACGAGCTGAGCGACATCGGCTTCTCCTCGGCGGTGGGCATCGGCGGCGACCCGATCATCGGCACCACCCACATCGACGCCCTCCAGGCGTTCCAGGACGACCCCGACACCGACCTGATCGTGATGATCGGCGAGATCGGCGGCGACGCGGAGGAGCGCGCGGCGGCGTACATCAAGGAGCACATCACCAAGCCGGTCGTCGGCTACGTGGCGGGCTTCACCGCGCCCGAGGGCAAGACCATGGGCCACGCCGGCGCCATCGTCTCCGGCTCCTCCGGCACCGCGCAGGCCAAGAAGGAGGCGCTGGAGGCCGCGGGCGTGAAGGTCGGCAAGACCCCGTCCGAGACCGCCCGCCTCGCCCGCCAGCTCATCCAGGGCTGA
- the sucC gene encoding ADP-forming succinate--CoA ligase subunit beta, translating to MDLFEYQARDLFAKHGVPVLDGEVIDTPEAARAVAERFGGRAVVKAQVKTGGRGKAGGVKLASDPEDAVAKAGQILGMDIKGHTVHKVMLAATADIADEYYVSFLLDRSNRTFLAMASVEGGVEIEEVAVNNPSALAKVPVDATEGCTPEKAAEIVAAAKFPAEIADQVADVLQQLWKVFIAEDALLVEVNPLIKSGDGKIIALDGKVSLDANADFRQPEHEALEDKAAANPLEAAAKAKGLNYVKLDGEVGIIGNGAGLVMSTLDVVAYAGEAHGGVKPANFLDIGGGASAEVMANGLEIILGDPDVRSVFVNVFGGITACDAVANGIVQALELLKSKGEDVTKPLVVRLDGNNAELGRQILTDANHPLVQQVDTMDGAADKAAELAAAK from the coding sequence GTGGACCTGTTCGAGTACCAGGCGAGGGACCTCTTCGCCAAGCACGGTGTACCGGTGCTGGACGGTGAAGTCATCGACACCCCGGAGGCCGCGCGCGCCGTTGCCGAGCGCTTCGGCGGCCGCGCCGTCGTCAAGGCGCAGGTCAAGACCGGCGGCCGTGGCAAGGCCGGCGGCGTGAAGCTGGCCTCCGACCCCGAGGACGCGGTGGCCAAGGCCGGCCAGATCCTCGGTATGGACATCAAGGGCCACACGGTCCACAAGGTGATGCTGGCGGCCACCGCCGACATCGCCGACGAGTACTACGTCTCCTTCCTGCTGGACCGGAGCAACCGCACCTTCCTGGCGATGGCCTCGGTCGAAGGCGGCGTGGAGATCGAGGAGGTCGCGGTCAACAACCCGTCCGCGCTCGCCAAGGTCCCGGTCGACGCCACCGAGGGCTGCACCCCGGAGAAGGCCGCCGAGATCGTGGCCGCCGCCAAGTTCCCGGCCGAGATCGCCGACCAGGTCGCCGATGTCCTCCAGCAGCTGTGGAAGGTCTTCATCGCCGAGGACGCCCTGCTGGTCGAGGTCAACCCGCTGATCAAGTCCGGCGACGGCAAGATCATCGCCCTGGACGGCAAGGTGTCCCTGGACGCCAACGCCGACTTCCGCCAGCCCGAGCACGAGGCGCTGGAGGACAAGGCCGCGGCCAACCCGCTGGAGGCCGCCGCCAAGGCCAAGGGCCTCAACTACGTCAAGCTCGACGGCGAGGTCGGCATCATCGGCAACGGCGCCGGTCTGGTCATGTCCACCCTGGACGTGGTCGCCTACGCCGGTGAGGCGCACGGTGGGGTCAAGCCCGCCAACTTCCTCGACATCGGCGGCGGCGCCTCTGCCGAGGTCATGGCCAATGGCCTGGAGATCATCCTCGGCGACCCGGACGTCCGCTCCGTGTTCGTCAACGTCTTCGGTGGCATCACCGCCTGCGACGCCGTGGCCAACGGCATCGTGCAGGCCCTGGAGCTGCTGAAGTCCAAGGGTGAGGACGTCACCAAGCCGCTGGTCGTCCGCCTGGACGGCAACAACGCGGAGCTCGGTCGGCAGATCCTGACCGACGCGAACCACCCGCTGGTGCAGCAGGTGGACACCATGGACGGAGCGGCCGACAAGGCCGCCGAGCTCGCGGCTGCGAAGTAA
- a CDS encoding ATP-binding protein, which produces MHSARHRARSRAAVKDPDPDPDRDPDAVPPGRRDRVAALRAARSVWPMDRQAAATLPGGPESVSTARRFLRITAAMWRLGGELVDDAELCISELVGNAVTHTDSRRVHCRIWSARQMLFLEVDDEGRGRLPDVAPAKEEDEHGRGMMLVESFAEAWGTAPRPGLSGKTVWAALPMPAALGIS; this is translated from the coding sequence ATGCACAGCGCACGCCACCGCGCCCGGAGCCGGGCTGCGGTCAAGGACCCCGACCCCGACCCCGACCGTGATCCCGACGCCGTGCCCCCGGGCAGGCGGGACCGGGTCGCCGCGCTGCGTGCGGCGCGCTCGGTCTGGCCGATGGACCGCCAGGCGGCGGCCACCCTGCCCGGCGGACCGGAGTCCGTCTCCACCGCCCGGCGCTTCCTCCGGATCACCGCGGCCATGTGGCGGTTGGGCGGCGAACTGGTCGACGACGCCGAGCTGTGCATCTCGGAACTGGTCGGCAACGCCGTCACCCACACCGACAGCCGCCGGGTGCACTGCCGCATCTGGAGCGCCCGGCAGATGCTCTTCCTGGAGGTGGACGACGAGGGCCGGGGGCGGCTGCCCGACGTCGCGCCCGCCAAGGAGGAGGACGAGCACGGCCGGGGGATGATGCTGGTCGAGAGCTTCGCCGAGGCATGGGGCACCGCGCCCCGCCCCGGGCTCTCCGGGAAGACGGTCTGGGCCGCGCTCCCGATGCCTGCGGCGCTGGGCATCTCCTGA
- a CDS encoding VWA domain-containing protein — protein MTSPTAPPTASEDDRLRRWRLVLGGEQDGTGCRLGGRDAAMDRALAALYRSGGDGQAPAADRGGARSAGLGGSAPQVARWLGDIREYFPTSVVQLMQQDAIERLGLSRLLLEPEMLAAVEPDVHLVGTLLSLRHALPETTRETARAVVGKVVADLERRLADRTRAAVGGALDRSVRTARPRHRDIDWDRTVRANLKHYLPPSDDRPGGGTVVPERLIGYARARRAVRKDVILCIDQSGSMAPSVVHSAVFGAVLSSMPSLSTRLVVFDTSVVDLTEQLTDPVDVLFATRLGGGTDINRALGYCQSRITRPADTVVVLISDLYEGGVRDGMLRRVAAMKSAGVQFVALLALSDEGAPAYDRDHAAALAALGAPAFACTPDLFPEIMAAALERRPLPVPDPG, from the coding sequence ATGACCTCGCCCACCGCACCCCCGACCGCCTCCGAGGACGACCGCCTGCGGCGCTGGCGACTGGTCCTCGGCGGTGAGCAGGACGGCACCGGCTGCCGACTCGGCGGCCGGGACGCCGCCATGGACCGGGCGCTGGCCGCCCTCTACCGCAGCGGCGGCGACGGCCAGGCCCCCGCCGCCGATCGGGGGGGCGCCCGCAGCGCCGGTCTCGGTGGCTCCGCCCCGCAGGTGGCCCGCTGGCTGGGCGACATCCGGGAGTACTTCCCCACCTCCGTGGTGCAGCTGATGCAGCAGGACGCCATCGAGCGGCTCGGCCTCTCCCGGCTGCTGCTGGAGCCCGAGATGCTGGCCGCCGTCGAGCCGGACGTGCACCTGGTGGGCACCCTGCTGTCGCTGCGCCATGCCCTCCCCGAGACCACCCGGGAGACCGCTCGGGCCGTGGTCGGCAAGGTCGTGGCGGACCTGGAGCGCCGTCTCGCCGACCGCACCCGGGCCGCCGTCGGCGGTGCACTCGACCGCAGCGTCCGTACCGCCCGCCCGCGCCACCGCGACATCGACTGGGACCGCACCGTCCGCGCCAACCTCAAGCACTACCTGCCGCCCTCCGACGACCGGCCCGGCGGCGGCACCGTCGTCCCCGAGCGGCTGATCGGCTACGCCCGCGCCCGGCGCGCTGTGAGAAAGGACGTGATCCTCTGCATCGACCAGTCCGGCTCGATGGCCCCCTCGGTGGTCCACTCCGCCGTCTTCGGCGCGGTCCTGTCCTCGATGCCGTCGCTCAGCACCCGGCTGGTGGTCTTCGACACCTCGGTGGTGGACCTCACCGAGCAGCTCACCGATCCGGTGGACGTGCTGTTCGCCACCCGGCTGGGCGGCGGCACCGACATCAACCGGGCGCTCGGCTACTGCCAGTCGCGGATCACCCGCCCCGCCGACACCGTGGTCGTCCTGATCAGCGACCTCTACGAGGGCGGCGTCCGGGACGGGATGCTGCGCCGGGTCGCCGCCATGAAGTCGGCGGGGGTGCAGTTCGTGGCACTGCTGGCGCTCTCCGACGAGGGTGCCCCCGCCTATGACCGCGACCATGCCGCAGCGCTGGCCGCCCTGGGTGCGCCCGCGTTCGCCTGCACCCCCGACCTCTTCCCCGAGATCATGGCGGCGGCCCTGGAGCGACGGCCGCTGCCCGTACCCGACCCGGGGTGA